The Rouxiella sp. WC2420 region AAGCACCCAAACATCGTTGGCCTTAAGCCGCGTGCGCACAAATTGCCAGTCGGTGCAGTTGAGTTGCACCATTTGTTCATGCATCACGCCAAGCGTCGCGCTGGGCGCGACATGCAACTGTTCACTTTTAAGCAGCTGGCCGAAAATCTGCATGTCGGATTTATTAACAAATACCTGGCTACGCACCAGCGTTTGTAATGCAAATAGCCGGTGGCGAAGTTTAAGGTTGATTGTCGGCTTGCCATTTTTGACGCTTATCTTTTGTTGCGTGACGATGCCGGCGAACAGCAGCTCGCCTAGTTTGGTTATTTCGACTTCACTGCCCACTTCGCACGTTTTGGCGACCGTTGTCAGCGTATCGAACATTTTACTGTGCATCGCATTGGCAGGCAGAGTGTAGCTTAACGCTGCATAGGGAATCTGATTGACCGCGCTGGTGGTATCCAGCGAGATGAGAGTGGCAACCTTGGAGTCGAGCGTATGTTTGGTTTTGCCAAAGAGCACTGCAAAATTGTTCATAGGTCGACACCGGTAGAGGCTTTTAACAGCTGTTTCGGTTTCATGCCGTTAAGACTGTCAAGCTGCGGATTCATCTGCGCCAGCGCCAGATAGCTGGATTCCGCTGCCGCCATGGCAATAACTGAAGTCGCAGCAAGCACTGGCAGATAAGATTTTGCTTGAGGGATAATCGTATATCCTGGGGCATTTTTGCCGCTAATACCACTTTTTACCGGACGCGGGCAGGGGGTCAGTACCAGCGCGACTTCGGCACGAAGCGGCGATCCGTCGCGTCGGAACAGCTTGTAGGTCGTCGTCATATCGGTCATGCGCCAAAAAAGCGAGTCCATCTCTGACCACGACAGTTTGCCCCATTTTATCTCAAGAAAGCTGGTTTCACCGGTAGACCCGTTGATACTGGTACACAGCGCATTGAGATTAGTCACCTCCTGGCTTACCGAATGCTTACTGTCTTGCATGGTGTCAAACAGTAGCGTCACGTTGAGATTGCCGTTTTTAAGATGCCGAAACGAAGGGAAGGCTTTAGACTGATCCACCGGCACCATCGACTCATATTCCGCCTGATAACTGAAGTTGATAGACTCCGGGTTAAAAGTGGCGGTTACCGATCCCAATTCTTTGTGTGGTACGACGTCGCTGGCATAAGCCACGATAGTCAATTTTTCCAAAGCTTTGCTGAAAAGGGCCATTAGCGATTCTCCTGTTGATCTTTCAGCTGTTCGATCACCCGTTGCACAATCTCTGAAATCTGCTGATGGGGATCAAAATAATTAAGATGACCGCCTGCGGCAGGCAGTCCCGTGGGTTGCCCTT contains the following coding sequences:
- a CDS encoding DUF5908 family protein, with amino-acid sequence MIEIRKLTIEARITSESKGQPTGLPAAGGHLNYFDPHQQISEIVQRVIEQLKDQQENR